Proteins from a genomic interval of Solea solea chromosome 10, fSolSol10.1, whole genome shotgun sequence:
- the LOC131466358 gene encoding CD209 antigen-like produces the protein MAVEYRASTVTDMDVEDSSKVDYKQLLGDSNKLRLWVYTLRFSPYKIATVCLGLLSLLLLAGVIGQSVHHRKVDEDNQSNIKAVIKEKENLQEDMKVVRREKQNLETKSSQLEQNVDYISKKKAQVETNNNLLTAETNKLKLSQSELQTSNSALSKEIEQLRATRNTQDTNNYALSATIDQLQKKMDTLVKKKNELQVSYDSAIKERDNLQNQFNNVSRSKDNLLKSYNNLMTDVEELQGRYNYTHSEKDKIEDSHQNLTRERDNLQLALNILKRALDRMHIGFVSMSREKDQLQSSCKNVTEERDVLKLKITNMTVERDYLRTEVDKLNVTISERKCQSGWRKFQHSCYYASVGKKTWKKAREHCQSEGGDLVIITSQTEMTFINSLYSNDKEAWIGLSDLGAEGTWKWVDGSPLTLTFWGQGQPNSYSGREQDCVEVWHRSSKQAEWNDENCSLEQNWICEI, from the exons ATGGCTGTTGAGTACCGTGCCTCGACAGTGACAGACATGGATGTCGAAGACAGCAGCAAAGTTGACTACAAGCAGCTTCTCGGGGATAGCAACAAGTTACGCTTGTGGG TTTATACATTGAGATTCAGCCCGTACAAGATTGCTACAGTTTGCCTCGGGCTCCTGAGTCTTCTCTTGTTGGCTGGTGTCATCGGTCAGAGCGTCCATC ATCGAAAGGTAGACGAAGACAATCAAAGCAATATAAAAGCTGTGATTAAGGAGAAAGAGAACCTACAGGAAGATATGAAGGTGGTCcggagagagaaacagaatcTTGAAACCAAAAGTAGTCAGTTAGAGCAAAATGTTGATTACATATCAAAGAAAAAAGCCCAAGTTGAGACAAATAACAATTTGCTGActgctgaaacaaacaaactcaagcTCAGCCAAAGTGAATTACAGACCTCTAACAGTGCTTTAAGCAAAGAAATTGAGCAGCTCAGAGCCACCAGGAACACACAGGACACCAACAACTATGCCTTGTCTGCAACTATAGACCAGTTGCAAAAAAAGATGGATACAttggttaaaaagaaaaatgagttACAGGTCAGTTATGACTCAGCGATCAAGGAGAGGGACAATCTACAGAACCAGTTCAATAATGTGTCCAGATCAAAGGACAATCTGCTTAAGAGTTACAACAACTTGATGACAGATGTAGAAGAATTACAGGGAAGATACAACTACACTCACAGCGAAAAGGACAAGATCGAAGACAGTCACCAAAACCTGACCAGGGAAAGAGACAATCTGCAGCTAGCTCTGAACATTCTTAAACGCGCATTAGACAGGATGCACATTGGTTTCGTGTCGATGTCCCGGGAGAAAGACCAGCTTCAAAGCAGTTGCAAAAACGTGACCGAGGAGAGAGATGTGCTGAAACTGAAAATCACCAACATGACAGTCGAGAGAGATTATCTGCGGACTGAAGTTGACAAACTAAACGTAACGATTAGCG AGAGGAAGTGTCAATCAGGCTGGAGGAAGTTTCAGCACAGCTGCTACTACGCTTCTGTTGGCAAGAAAACCTGGAAGAAAGCCAGAGAACACTGCCAAAGTGAAGGAGGAGACCTGGTGATCATAACAAGCCAAACAGAAATG ACCTTCATCAACAGCTTGTATTCAAATGACAAAGAAGCCTGGATTGGACTGTCTGATTTAGGAGCAGAAGGGACCTGGAAATGGGTGGATGGCTCACCACTGACCCTAAC GTTCTGGGGTCAAGGTCAGCCTAACAGCTATAGTGGACGGGAGCAGGACTGTGTGGAAGTCTGGCACCGTTCGTCAAAGCAAGCGGAATGGAACGACGAGAACTGTAGTTTAGAACAAAACTGGATCTGTGAGATTTAG